CGCGTCGATGCCGGCACGTGCCTCCAGCTCTTCGCGCAGCCTGCCCGTCCACGGCTCCGCGCCAAAGATACCGATGCGCAAGGAGGATGCGCGCGGGTCCATGCCCTGCCGGTCCATTTCCTCGAGGATGTTGCAGAAGTACGAGGGCGTCACCATGATGATGTCCGGCCGGAAATCCTGGATCAGCTGGACCTGTTTTTCCGTCTGTCCGCCGGACATCGGGATGACCGTGCAGCCCAGCCGCTCGGCGCCATAATGCGCGCCCAGGCCGCCGGTGAACAACCCATAGCCATAGGCGATGTGCACGATGTCGCCCGGCCTGCCCCCCGATGCGTGGATCGACCGTGCCACCAGGCCGGCCCAGTTATCCAGGTCCTCGCGGGTATAGCCCACCACGGTCGGCTTGCCGGTAGTGCCGCTGGACGCATGCACGCGCGCTATCTGTTCGCGTGGCACGGCGAACATGCCGAAGGGATAGTTGTCGCGCAGATCCTGCTTGGAGGTGAAGGGAAACCTGGCCAGGTCGGCCAGCTGCCTGAGATCCGTGGGGTGCACGCCCGCCGCGTCGAAGGCCTGGCGGTAGTGCGGCACATTCGCATACGCATGCGCGAGCGTCCATTGCAGGCGCCGCAACTGCAGCGCCTCGATTTCGTCGCGGCTGGCATGTTCGATGGGATCCAGTCCCGGCTTGCTTGGCGTGGCCATGATGATGTCTCCGATTCTTTTATGCCGCGCGGCCGGTATCCGGCGGCCGCGTCGTCCTGCCCCCGGCGCCTCAATCGCCGAGGATCTGCCCCTTGATGCGATACGAGCGGCCGCGGAACAACGCCACCGCCTGGCCATCCTGGTTGGTGACGGTCACGTCATAGACGCCCGTGCGGCCGGCCAGCGATCGCTCGCGCGCCGTCGCGGTCAGCACATCGCCCTCGCGGGCCGGCGCCAGGAAATCGATGGTGCAGCCCGACGCCACGGTACTGACATTGCGTGAATTGCAGGCGAAGGCGAAGGCACTGTCCGCCAGCGAGAAAATGAAGCCGCCGTGGCAGGTGCGATGTCCATTCAGCATGTCCGACCGCACGGGCATTGTCAGGCTGGCATGGCCGGGGCCGACATCGGCCAGGCGCATGCCCAGCGCCTGGCTGGCGGCATCGGCCGCGTACATGGCGCCCGCCACCGCGCGTGCCAGCGCGGCGGGATCGGCCGGGTCGGCGGGCGTGGATGCGGGCATGGTGCGCGAGTCGTCCATCATCGTCCCTGGAAGCGTGGTTCGCGTTTTTCCAGGAAGGCCGCCACGCCCTCGGCGTAGTCCTGGCTACGGCCCAGTTCGCGCATCATTTGCACCTCCAGCGCAAGCTGTTCGTCCAGGGTATGGTCCATGCTGGCCAGCAGCGCGCGCTTGGTATATGCCAGGCCTTTGGTGGGGGCGGCGGCGAAATGCCGGCACAGGGTTTCGAGCGTGGCGTCGAAGGCATCGTCGGCGACACATTGCCAGATCAGCCCCCATTGCTCCGCCTGGCGCGCGTCGATCCGTTCGCCCAGCATGGCCATGCCCATGGCCCGCGCCCGTCCGACCAACCGCGGCAGGACATAGGTGCCGCCGGTATCCGGGATCAATCCCAAGCGGCAAAACACTTCGATGAAGCTGGCGGACTCTTTGGCGATGACGATATCGCCAGCCAGCGCCAGATTGGCGCCGGCGCCCGCCGCGACACCGTTCACGCCGACGACCACCGGCAGCGGCAACGCGTGCAGCCGCCGCACCAGGGGCGCATAGTATTTTTCGACGGTCTCGCCCAGGTCCACTTGCGGGGCGCCGGGCGCGGGACGGCGTTCGCTCAGATCCTGGCCGGCGCAGAAGCCGCGCCCCGCCCCGGTAATCAGCAGGACCCGGGCGGACGCGCTCTCTACCTGGTCCAGCGCGCTGGCCACCTCGCCATGCATGCGCGCGGTGAAGCAATTGAGCTTGTCGGGGCGGTTCAAGGTGAGGCGGGCGATGCCGTCCTGCAGCGTGAACTGGATGTCTTCGTACGATGTCGTCATGATGCGGACGGTCCTTGGGTTCGCGGAATCGGATCCGCGGTATCAGATATGCCAGCGGGCCTGCACGACCCTGAAGCGGTTCGCCACATACGCGCTGTCGCACAGCGATGCATTTGCCGCCGGGTTGGCGCCGGTGCCATGGAAATCGCTGAATGCCGCCGATTGATTGACGAACACACCGCCCGTCAGATTAAGCGAAAGCGCCACGCCCGCGTCTTCCGAAGCATCGCGCACGGCCCGGGCGACCTCCGCATCGGTGGTATAGGCCGACAGCGTCAACGCCCCGTGCTCGCGCGCGCCGTCACGCGCCAGCGCGATACTTTGCGCCGTGCTCTCGGTTTCAACGACAAAGGCGATCGGGCCGAACCATTCCCGCTGAATGGCGGGGTGGCCGGCATCGGCCCGCAGCAGCAGCGGCGTGCGGATGCGCGCGCCATCGAACTGCGGATGGGTGACGGACCGGCTCTGCGCCAGCACCGGCAGGCCCAGGTCGCGTGCCTCGTCGAGGCGAGCCAGCGTGGCATCGGCCTGGATGCCGCCCAATAGGTCGGCGGCCTTGGCGTCGTCCGCCGTCAAGGCTTGCAACGCCGCCGCGATGGCAC
Above is a genomic segment from Bordetella genomosp. 11 containing:
- the paaK gene encoding phenylacetate--CoA ligase PaaK, whose product is MMATPSKPGLDPIEHASRDEIEALQLRRLQWTLAHAYANVPHYRQAFDAAGVHPTDLRQLADLARFPFTSKQDLRDNYPFGMFAVPREQIARVHASSGTTGKPTVVGYTREDLDNWAGLVARSIHASGGRPGDIVHIAYGYGLFTGGLGAHYGAERLGCTVIPMSGGQTEKQVQLIQDFRPDIIMVTPSYFCNILEEMDRQGMDPRASSLRIGIFGAEPWTGRLREELEARAGIDAVDIYGLSEVMGPGVANECVEAKDGPVIWEDHFYPEIVDPDSGLPVADGEPGELVFTSLTKQAMPVIRYRTRDLTRLLPPTARSMRRMGKITGRSDDMLIVRGVNLFPTQVEELVLKTGQLAPHYQLVLTRAGALDELEILAEPRPELEGMADEARAALAGQLAQAVKAHIGVSAAVRVLECGQVERTLTGKARRVVDKRPK
- the paaI gene encoding hydroxyphenylacetyl-CoA thioesterase PaaI gives rise to the protein MPASTPADPADPAALARAVAGAMYAADAASQALGMRLADVGPGHASLTMPVRSDMLNGHRTCHGGFIFSLADSAFAFACNSRNVSTVASGCTIDFLAPAREGDVLTATARERSLAGRTGVYDVTVTNQDGQAVALFRGRSYRIKGQILGD
- the paaG gene encoding 2-(1,2-epoxy-1,2-dihydrophenyl)acetyl-CoA isomerase PaaG yields the protein MTTSYEDIQFTLQDGIARLTLNRPDKLNCFTARMHGEVASALDQVESASARVLLITGAGRGFCAGQDLSERRPAPGAPQVDLGETVEKYYAPLVRRLHALPLPVVVGVNGVAAGAGANLALAGDIVIAKESASFIEVFCRLGLIPDTGGTYVLPRLVGRARAMGMAMLGERIDARQAEQWGLIWQCVADDAFDATLETLCRHFAAAPTKGLAYTKRALLASMDHTLDEQLALEVQMMRELGRSQDYAEGVAAFLEKREPRFQGR